The region GTTTATAAAGTATGAAGACGCCTGTCTCTCGCGCAAGAATTGCTTCTGTGCGGATAAATGGGGCATCAAAGCATGAATTAGAAAAAAGTGGATAGTAAGTTTTTCCAAATGGTGTTTCTACTTTCCCTAATCTTAGGGTTAAAGTATCCTTTTTTATATGCAGGAGTAATTGAGAGATTTCAAATATGTTAGTCTCAAAGTTGGTGCGATATTTGTCGCGCTCCTTATCCCTAAGGATATTTTTACCATAAGGTAAATTAAGAAAGAACTCACCTCCTGCTTTTATCCTCCCCCAGTGAGTTTTCTCTTCCTTCCAGAGGCTGACAACAGCATCAGCACCAAAGGCCGCCTCAAGACCGCTCCATTGAATCCTTTGGTCATTAAGATAGTAACCACGAATCAATGCGCCGAGCTTGATATCGCCTGAATCTCTAACATGGGGTTCTGCTGTTAACCCCTCACCTGTTAATACAAAGATTAGTATTAGACTACTTAATGTTGAGATTCTGAGAATTCTATTCTTTCTTAATGGTATATGCCGTTTATATATCCAACAGATACAATTAAATAATAATATTTTACCCATGAGTGCAATTATATTGCCTAATACTGCATAAAATCAATATTTATTTATTGCATTGGTGCATTTACATATTTCTCTGTTTAAAGCTCTAATTTATAGGAGAAATAATGAATAAGAAAGAGTTTATAGGTAGGCGCATTCAGGAGTTGCGAAAGGCACAAGGGCTTTCTCAGGAAAAAGTTGCGGAGAGGGCAGATATAAGTCCTAATTATCTCAGCCGTATTGAATGTGGCAAAGAAAATCCGACTTTAGATATGCTTATAAAACTTGCCTCTGCCATTCAGGTTGAAATGTGGGAGATATTTGACTTTGGACATATTGCACATCATAAGGAACTCAGGAAGACAATTCAGAACCTTGCCAGAACTACTGATGAGCAGAAACTTCGTCTTGCACTAAAGGTCATAAGGGCTGTTGTCAGGTAGTCTATATATCTTTTTACCAACCATTCTCACAAATGTGATAAAATAAAAACTAATGAAGGAGGAGGTGTTTATGCCAAAAACCATAGAGGCAATATATGAGAGAGGTGTGTTTAAGCCACTCAAAAAGATACGACTTAATGAACATCAAAGAGTTGAGTTAAATGTCTTTACAGAAGCCGAAGTAGATAATATAACTAAAACAGCTCTGAGCATTATAGGAATAGGTAAAAGCTCATTTAAAGATACTG is a window of Nitrospirota bacterium DNA encoding:
- a CDS encoding helix-turn-helix transcriptional regulator; translated protein: MNKKEFIGRRIQELRKAQGLSQEKVAERADISPNYLSRIECGKENPTLDMLIKLASAIQVEMWEIFDFGHIAHHKELRKTIQNLARTTDEQKLRLALKVIRAVVR
- a CDS encoding antitoxin family protein; this encodes MPKTIEAIYERGVFKPLKKIRLNEHQRVELNVFTEAEVDNITKTALSIIGIGKSSFKDTAQKHDEYLYGKKRHLLKRTR